Genomic segment of Flavobacteriales bacterium:
GGGAGGGGAAGGGGGATGTTTCACAAAGTAAACACCTCTTAAAGTAACTATAACCTAAGGGTAAAATTAACACGTAAGTGTTATCACCTATGAATCTTTTTGAATAATGACAAAAAATCTTCTTAAAAGAAATCTTATTCACACAGCTATTTATACCTTGAGTATCATTCTTTCTAAAGGAATAAGCGTGATTCTCACTCCTTGGTTTACCAAAGAATTAGATAAAGAATATTTTGGTCAAATGACCTATCTCTATACTTTTATTGCCTTTTCTACAGCAATCATCAGTATTGGGTTTGAAACAGGTTATTTTTACTTCAAAAATAAAAACAAACAAGAAAATGTTGAAGGAACCATGCATCTTAATCATGGGCTATTTCTACTATTTTTTTTAGTTCCTGCATTTATTTGGGCAGAACCCCTTTCTATTCTTCTAATTGATTCAAAAGAATTTGTGAATCACTTTAGAACGCTTTTAGGAATTATGGCATTTGATATATTGAGTTTAATTCCCATGGCAGTACTTAGATATAAAGAAAAAGTACTCAGATATAGTCTTATAAGAATTCTCAATGCGCTTATCATTCTACTTTTTACTTATATATTTCTTAAATATCTTCCTGATCAAAAAGCTTTACCCTCTTGGATCCCCTTCAACACATTTAGTCAGAATGACTTGGTTTTCTATATCCTATTAGCAAACCTGATAGCCTCTGGGATACAGTTAATCCTTCTTTTACCAGAAATAATTAAATTCCGTTGGAAATGGAAATTTGAGCTCATAAAAAAATATTATCAATATGGAATTCCCATTGCTATAGGAAGTATGGCATACCTCATAAATGAACAAGCAGACACCATTTTCCTCAAAAAAATGCTTGAAGATGGAGAAGCTCAAATAGGAATCTACAAAGCAAATTATCGTGTAGCCTTACTCTTAGGAATTATCATAACAGGTTATCGCATGGGAATAGAGCCTTTTTTCTTTAATCAAGCGGATAAAGCAGGGGCTAAAAAAAACTACTCCATAGTGATGAATATTTTTGTAATCATCAGTTTATTAGCAGGCTTATTCATAGTTTTTAATGAATTCTGGATTAAAGAGCTATATATAAAAGATCGGAGTTATCATGAAGGATTTAAAATTGTTCCTGTTCTCATTTTAGCCATTGTCTTTTCTGGAATATACAGTAATCTTTCTGTTTGGTATAAAATAAATAACCAAACAAAATACGGCATGACATTTACTTTGATTGGGGCAGGAATCACTGTTTTACTCAACTATATTTTGGTTCCAAAGTACGGTTATATTGCCTCGGCATGGATAACCCTATTCTGCTATTTTATTATGGTGCTTCTCTCCTATTCCTTTGGACAGAAAAACTACCCCATTGACTATAAAATTAAACGCATTTTAACGTATATTTTGCTTGCATCTGCATTATATTACCTTAGTTTGCATATTGAATATACCCAATGGTATTATAGAAATCTATTGTTAATTCCTTTTTTAGGTTTAATTTTAGGTTTTGAAAGAAAAACGTTGAAAAAAATTAGAAAATGATAACGGACCAAGTCGAAATTATCAATAAATCGAAACATCAAAATCCTGAATACAAAACAGAAGATTCTGCAGGAATGGATTTGTATGCAAATATCGAAGAGGACATTATTTTGAAGCCTTTAGAAAGAACACTTATCCCAACAGGATTATTTCTAGCGATTCCACAAGGATATGAAGCACAAATAAGACCTAGATCTGGATTAGCCCTAAAGAAAGGTCTCACTTGCCTGAATAGCCCAGGAACGATAGATGCCGATTACCGTGGAGAAATTGGAGTAATTATTGCCAATGTTTCTAACGAAGATGTTACCATAAAAGATGGTGAAAGAATTGCTCAAATGGTATTCGCAAAGTATGCCAAAATGGAGCTAAAAGAAGTAAACACACTTTCCGAAACAGTTCGAGGAACAGGAGGTTTTGGAAGCACAGGAGTATAACAAAAACAATAACTTGTAATAAAAATTCAACATGAAAATTATCATCCCAATGGCTGGACGTGGTTCTAGATTGAGACCACATACCTTAACTGTACCAAAACCATTAGTACCAATAGCGGGAAAATCAATTGTAGAAAGATTGGTAAAAGATATCACAAGTGTTTGTGGTTCACCAATTTCTGAAATTGCTTTTATCATTGGTGATTTTGGAGATGAAGTAGAAGCTGAACTAAAGCAAATAGCTCAAGACATTGGAGCAAAAGGTCATATTTTTCATCAAGAAGAAGCATTAGGAACAGCACATGCCATTTTGTGTGCAAAACAATGCCTTGATGGAGAAGTAATTGTTGCATTTGCCGACACCCTTTTTAAAGCAGATTTCCAACTAGATCTCACAAAAGATGGAGTGATCTGGGTACAAGCTGTAGAAAACCCAGAGGCCTATGGTGTTGTAAAACTAGATAAAGACAATAATATCACCGATTTTATTGAAAAACCCAAAAAACTCATCTCTAAAGATGCAATTATTGGGGTATATTACTTTAAAGATGGAACATTCTTGAGAGAAGAATTACAATATCTCTTGGATAACGACATCAAACAAGGTGGAGAATACCAGCTTACTCATGCTCTTGAGAACATGAAAGAAAAAGGGGCAAAATTTGGTGTAGGAAATGTAAAAGAATGGCTAGATTGTGGAAACCCAAGAGCGGCTATTCATGCCAATAACCGTATCTTAGAAATGAAATACGAAGAAGGATTAAATCTTGTTTCTTCTAAAGTAGAACTGATTAATTCTGTGATTATCCAGCCTTGTTATATAGGCGAGAATGTAGTTTTAGAAAATTCTTGTGTAGGACCGAACGTTTCTATCGGAAAAAATTCTAAAGTGAA
This window contains:
- the dut gene encoding dUTP diphosphatase, which encodes MITDQVEIINKSKHQNPEYKTEDSAGMDLYANIEEDIILKPLERTLIPTGLFLAIPQGYEAQIRPRSGLALKKGLTCLNSPGTIDADYRGEIGVIIANVSNEDVTIKDGERIAQMVFAKYAKMELKEVNTLSETVRGTGGFGSTGV
- a CDS encoding oligosaccharide flippase family protein codes for the protein MTKNLLKRNLIHTAIYTLSIILSKGISVILTPWFTKELDKEYFGQMTYLYTFIAFSTAIISIGFETGYFYFKNKNKQENVEGTMHLNHGLFLLFFLVPAFIWAEPLSILLIDSKEFVNHFRTLLGIMAFDILSLIPMAVLRYKEKVLRYSLIRILNALIILLFTYIFLKYLPDQKALPSWIPFNTFSQNDLVFYILLANLIASGIQLILLLPEIIKFRWKWKFELIKKYYQYGIPIAIGSMAYLINEQADTIFLKKMLEDGEAQIGIYKANYRVALLLGIIITGYRMGIEPFFFNQADKAGAKKNYSIVMNIFVIISLLAGLFIVFNEFWIKELYIKDRSYHEGFKIVPVLILAIVFSGIYSNLSVWYKINNQTKYGMTFTLIGAGITVLLNYILVPKYGYIASAWITLFCYFIMVLLSYSFGQKNYPIDYKIKRILTYILLASALYYLSLHIEYTQWYYRNLLLIPFLGLILGFERKTLKKIRK
- a CDS encoding sugar phosphate nucleotidyltransferase: MKIIIPMAGRGSRLRPHTLTVPKPLVPIAGKSIVERLVKDITSVCGSPISEIAFIIGDFGDEVEAELKQIAQDIGAKGHIFHQEEALGTAHAILCAKQCLDGEVIVAFADTLFKADFQLDLTKDGVIWVQAVENPEAYGVVKLDKDNNITDFIEKPKKLISKDAIIGVYYFKDGTFLREELQYLLDNDIKQGGEYQLTHALENMKEKGAKFGVGNVKEWLDCGNPRAAIHANNRILEMKYEEGLNLVSSKVELINSVIIQPCYIGENVVLENSCVGPNVSIGKNSKVKDSIIKNSLIQKETTILQAILRDSMIGNFVEFKGGSDKVSIGDYSRMIND